The Thermoleophilaceae bacterium genome includes a window with the following:
- a CDS encoding hemolysin family protein, with amino-acid sequence MAFELVIALALVVANGFFVATEFAIARMRPTQVDALERRGRPGAKSVRHAVDRIDAYLAACQLGITIASIGLGVVGKPVFEDLLHPVLGDAAVVGGIGLAGAMAFGIITLLHVVVGELSPKSLAIARTERTIVFLAPPMRAFYLATKPLVDLFNGLGNLLLKPFGIPTARESGSQPHTEDEIRSLLRESDRLGLIDPQERSFAEHALTFGDRRAREVMIPRPEIAFVTTEQDLAGAVDAMLDAGRTRLPVCEPSGLDEPVGMVHVKDLLRAVTGDRPSSVAELVRPLPRIADGTLVEEVMRDMRAARQHMALVVDEHGTTIGLLTLEDLLEEIVGEIEDEFDPHVDELFREEGGELLVQGSAPVFAVGERLGAPFDGAHEGTIGGHVIERLGRRPEAGETIDIDGHSARVLDVDEAHIRELAFRRREPEE; translated from the coding sequence ATGGCGTTCGAGCTCGTGATCGCGCTTGCGCTCGTCGTGGCCAACGGCTTCTTCGTGGCCACCGAGTTCGCCATCGCCCGCATGCGGCCCACGCAGGTGGACGCGCTCGAGCGCCGCGGAAGACCCGGGGCGAAATCGGTCCGGCACGCCGTCGACCGGATCGACGCCTACCTGGCGGCATGCCAGCTCGGCATCACGATCGCCAGCATCGGGCTCGGCGTCGTGGGCAAGCCGGTGTTCGAGGATCTGCTCCACCCCGTCCTCGGCGACGCCGCGGTCGTCGGCGGGATCGGGCTGGCGGGGGCGATGGCCTTCGGCATCATCACCCTCCTGCACGTGGTCGTGGGTGAGCTCTCGCCAAAGAGCCTCGCGATCGCGCGCACCGAGCGGACGATCGTGTTCCTCGCGCCGCCGATGCGCGCCTTCTACCTCGCCACCAAGCCGCTGGTGGACCTCTTCAACGGCCTCGGCAACCTGCTGCTCAAGCCGTTCGGGATCCCGACCGCGCGCGAGAGCGGATCCCAGCCCCACACCGAGGACGAGATCCGGAGCCTGCTCCGCGAGAGCGACCGGCTGGGGCTGATCGACCCTCAGGAGCGCAGCTTCGCCGAGCACGCGCTCACGTTCGGCGACCGCCGGGCCCGCGAGGTGATGATCCCGCGCCCGGAGATCGCGTTCGTCACCACCGAGCAGGACCTCGCCGGTGCGGTGGACGCCATGCTCGACGCGGGCCGCACCCGCCTGCCGGTGTGCGAGCCCTCGGGTCTCGACGAGCCCGTCGGCATGGTCCACGTCAAGGACCTCCTGCGGGCGGTGACGGGCGACCGCCCCTCCTCGGTCGCCGAGCTCGTCCGGCCGCTCCCGCGCATCGCCGACGGCACGCTCGTCGAGGAGGTCATGCGCGACATGCGCGCGGCGCGCCAGCACATGGCCCTGGTCGTGGACGAGCACGGCACCACCATCGGCCTGCTCACGCTCGAGGACCTGCTCGAGGAGATCGTGGGGGAGATCGAGGACGAGTTCGACCCGCACGTGGACGAGCTCTTCCGCGAGGAGGGCGGCGAGCTGCTCGTGCAGGGCTCCGCGCCCGTCTTCGCCGTCGGCGAGCGTCTGGGCGCGCCCTTCGACGGGGCCCACGAGGGCACCATCGGCGGCCACGTGATCGAGCGCCTGGGCAGGCGGCCGGAGGCCGGCGAGACCATCGATATCGACGGGCACAGCGCGCGCGTGCTCGACGTCGACGAGGCGCACATCCGCGAGCTGGCGTTCCGGCGGCGCGAGCCGGAGGAGTGA
- a CDS encoding nucleotidyltransferase family protein — MDHGTPAPEDLEAALKASAAALRDAGVPFMLGGSLAAWVRGGPPSRKDLDLMLAPGDAGRALEVLAEAGLRTERPPEDWLFKAWHGHTLIDLIFRPKGLELDDGAFGRAEQMDVFAIPMLVMSLEDMVATKLLVLDEHSLDLEPMLQIARALRERIDWEQVRAQTAESAFAKAFFTLVEELGIVERREGRPAARRGRVRVVGTPDPGEAAGRAG; from the coding sequence ATGGACCACGGCACGCCCGCTCCGGAGGACCTCGAGGCGGCGCTGAAGGCGTCGGCGGCCGCGCTTCGCGACGCCGGCGTGCCGTTCATGCTCGGCGGCAGCCTGGCCGCCTGGGTGCGCGGCGGGCCGCCGAGCCGCAAGGACCTCGACCTCATGCTGGCCCCCGGCGACGCCGGACGGGCGCTGGAGGTGCTCGCCGAGGCGGGGCTGCGCACCGAGCGTCCGCCCGAGGACTGGCTCTTCAAGGCCTGGCACGGCCACACGCTGATCGACCTCATCTTCCGCCCGAAGGGGCTCGAGCTCGACGACGGCGCCTTCGGGCGCGCAGAGCAGATGGACGTCTTCGCCATCCCCATGCTCGTGATGTCGCTCGAGGACATGGTCGCCACGAAGCTGCTGGTGCTCGACGAGCACTCGCTCGACCTCGAGCCGATGCTGCAGATCGCACGGGCACTCCGGGAGCGGATCGACTGGGAGCAGGTGCGCGCCCAGACGGCGGAGTCGGCGTTCGCCAAGGCCTTCTTCACACTGGTGGAGGAGCTGGGGATCGTGGAACGCCGTGAGGGTCGCCCGGCGGCGCGCCGCGGCCGCGTCCGCGTGGTGGGCACGCCCGATCCGGGGGAGGCGGCGGGCAGGGCCGGGTAG